AAGAGAAAAAACTGATGGATGAGATTTCGATTCAACAATACATGCATCGCGGAAGTTAGGTGTGTTTATGGAGCAAATTGAAAAAAAACATAGTAAGTTGCAATGGTTTTTCTTCGTTATTGTATTTCCGTTGTTAACAGCTATAACGATCGTTTTAATTGTTTTAATAATGTTAGGTGTTAATGTTTTTGATTTGAAAAATGAAGTTGTAAATAAAGTACCGGTGTTATCTGCTGTTTTCGATTCAGAAGGTGTATCTCCTGAAGAAGATCCTTTTTTACTGCGAGCAGATTTGCAAAATAAAGAAGCACAACTCGCAAATTTAAACAAACTGATAGAACAAAAGGATCAGCAAATCGAGCAATTTCAAGTTGAAATTGACCAATTGAATGAACAAATACAAGCTGAAGCAATTTCTGAAGAAAAACGACAAGCAGATATTAAATCATTAGCCAAGACGTATAGTGAAATGGATGAAAAGCCGGCTGCTGCCATCATTGAACAACTAGAAGATTATGAAGCTGCAGAAATTATGCTGGAAATGAAAGATGATGAAAGAGCTGAAGTGTTCAATGTGATGGATCCGTCTAAAGCTGCAATTATTACTCAAATTATTAAGGATGGATTGTTTGTTTCTAATTAATAATTGAGAGGAGGTGAAAAGATGAATGTCGCAATGTTACAACAAACGTCTTCAACACCAAAAAAGCAATTGTCACAAAACACAAACGAGCCAAATCGTGACCAATCATTTGCTTCCCAATTAGCTGATGTTAGTAATCCGGAGAATGAACCTCAGGCAGCTTCTGATGGGCAACAAACAACTCAAGAAAGCCAAGATAATGTTGACCTAGAGAAGCTTGAACGGGAAATTGAAGCGATTTTGGACGAACTACCGCTCGAAGCAGGATTTATAAATGAAGAAATCTTGCAACACCCAGAAATTAAAGCTTTATTGACTCAATTGACAACAGAACTTGCTGGCAAATTAGAAGCGTTATTTCAAGGCAATCAATCGATTGAAGCGATCTTAGATAAAGTTCAAAAGTGGCAACCGCTAGAAAAAACTGTGGCAATGATGATTAGTGTAGCTGGAGCAGAGAAAAAAACTGGACAAGCTTTAATGACTGAACAGTTTAAGCGATTGGCACAGCAATTAACTAGTAACGATGTTGCAGATGTTAATTCGATGTCTAAATTATTAAGTCAACCAGTTAAAGCTTTATCATATGTTGATAGTCAGACTCGTTTAAGATTAACATCAATAAATAGATTTAATTATAATGATAAGTCTGAGATGGGACAATCGAAGGTTATAGATTTAAGTGAATCTATGCTATCGAAATTTGATCCCAAGTTGGCAATAAAAGTAGATAACGATACTGGTTCTCAAAAATTGCAACAAGTAGTTAATTTGACTCCAACGCAATCGAAGTCAGGTATGCAACAGCAGTTTATTGAACAGTTTCAAAAGGTAATGCAGCAAAGTAAATTTAGTTCATTTGCAAATGGTAATTCTCAGCTGATGTTAAAGCTGAATCCTGCTCATTTAGGGTCACTTTCAATTAAGTTGATTCAAACTAACGGAGAAATGGCTGCAAGAATTATTGCTTCTACTCAGTCTGCAAAAGAACTTATTGAAGGGAACTTAAGTCAGCTTCGACACGTATTTGCAGCACAAAACATACAAGTTGAGAAGTTTGAGCTTAATTTGCAAAATCAGCAGCAATTTCAACAAACGTTAAAAGATCAACAAGGTGAATCTCAAGGCAAACAACAAGAAAAACAAGAGAATACGAATGATGATAATCATGAACAATCTTTTGCTAAATCATTCGAAGATGAATTAGTAAATTTAATGACATAGGGTGATTGTGATGACGACAGTTGATCCAAGTCTTTACTTGCAAAACTATCAATCTCAAAACACGGGCTCTGGTTCGAATGTTTTGGATAAAGATGCTTTTATTAAAATTTTAATGACTCAGCTTCAAAATCAAGACCCATCAAGTCCTATGGAAGATAAAGAATTTATTGCTCAAATGGCACAATTTTCTGCACTTGAACAAACGACTAATTTAAATGAAACGATGAATAACTTTATTAATCTTGAAAAGCAAACACAGCTCGTTTATTTTAGTGAGATGATCGGTAAAGATATTTTATTCGAACGAGAAGTATTAGGAGAAGAGGACACTGAACCGATTACAGAAACTGGTCAAGGCACTATTAAAGGGGTAACAATGGAGAATGGTTACATGGTTTATCATTTGGAAGACGGAACAATCATTCCAGAAACTCAAGTGACCGAAATCCAAAAAGCATCTAAACATGTGGCATCTGACAATTTAATTTCGCAAGCTAGTTCATTAATTGGTAAGAACGTTACTTGGACAGAAGAGGTCGAAGGTCAAGACGGTGAAATTATTAACGAGACAAATCAATCAATCGTGTCATCGGTAAGCTTTAAAGATGGAAAAGTAACATATGTACTTGAAAGTGGACATTCGATTAAAGGAAGTGACATCGTCGAAATTTCACGTTAATGAAATGAGGTGAAGAAATGGATCACCGAATACATCATATCCAACAGACTTTGCCTAATGCATTATTAAAACCTAAGGTAAAACCAGCTCAACAAAGTAATGTAAGCTTTAAAGAGCAATTTAACAAATCTCTTGAACAAACAGAACAAATAAAAGTTAGCAAACATGCTACACAAAGATTACAAGAACGAAAGATTGAAATTCAGGATCAGTTATGGAATGAAATTTCATCAAAAGTTCAAGAAGCCAAACATAAAGGTGTTAAAGATGCTTTAGTTTTAACAAATAACTCAGCACTAATTGTAAGTGCGAAAAACAATGTTGTTATTACGGCCATGAATCGGCAAGAAGCAGCATCACAAATTTTCACTAATATTAATGGGACGATAATTTTAGATAGTTAGTATGGCTGGACCTTATTAGGAGGCCACTACGTTGTGGAATGATAGAAGCAACGTGAAGTTTTAATTAAAGAAGGGAGTTAACAAATGTTACGTTCTATGTATTCTGGTATTGGAGGACTACGCAACTTTCAAACTAAGTTGGATGTTATCGGTAATAATGTGGCTAACGTAAATACTTATGGCTATAAAAAAGGTCGCACGACGTTTAGTGATATGATGTCACAAAATATTGCAGGTGCGAGTGCTGCAACTGATAATCGTGGTGGTACAAATGCCATGCAAGTTGGTCTCGGAAGTTCAATCGCATCAATTGATAATATTCAAACTCAAGGAAGCTTACAAACTACCGGTCGCTCTCTAGATCTGGCCATTTCAGGTGATGGTTATTTTGCTGTCAAAAATGGTAATCAACAGTATTACACACGTGCTGGTAATTTTTATTTAGATAATAATGGCACGTTGGTAACAGCGGAGGGAATGAAAGTCCAAGGTTACAATGTTGAAGACGATGGGACTATTTCAAATAGTATCAGTGATATAATAGTAGATTCTAATGCAATTATGCCAGCAAAAACTACTGAGCAAATAAAAATTATTGGAAACCTACCAGCGAATGCAGTACCCGGTACTACTATCTCTCAACAAACTAAGATTCATGATGATAATGGTAATGAGCATACCATTGATATATATTTTAGAAGCGATGGTTCAGATTGGGAAATGTATTTGAACGTTCATCCTGATGATCCGTCTAATCCAACTGGGATTGGTATTGGGTTTGATCAGCAAACAGGAATATCAGATGAAACTGATTATTCTTGGACTTCCGGTGACATAGAATTAGATGGAGACACCAATACTACAGAATTTAGTAATGGTATAAATATAAAGTTTGACCATGGAGACTTAACTAATACTGGTTCAGCAGCTAATGTCGGTGCTCAAGCGGATGGGAATGGACAAGGCTCACTTGATAGCTTTGAAATCGGTCAAAAAGGTGAAGTTAATGGTGTGTTTTCTAACGGTCAAGTTGTTACACTTGCTAATCTTGCCATAGCAACATTCTCTAACAACGGTGGTTTAAGTAAAGCCGGTAATAACTTATTCCAAGAATCGATTAACTCTGGTCCAGCAAATATAGGAACTCCAGGAGATGGACGTGGCTCTATAGCTGGTGGTTCACTTGAGATGTCTAACGTTGACATGTCAGAGGAGTTTACTGAGATGATTGTTGCAC
This sequence is a window from Bacillus solimangrovi. Protein-coding genes within it:
- a CDS encoding MotE family protein; this translates as MEQIEKKHSKLQWFFFVIVFPLLTAITIVLIVLIMLGVNVFDLKNEVVNKVPVLSAVFDSEGVSPEEDPFLLRADLQNKEAQLANLNKLIEQKDQQIEQFQVEIDQLNEQIQAEAISEEKRQADIKSLAKTYSEMDEKPAAAIIEQLEDYEAAEIMLEMKDDERAEVFNVMDPSKAAIITQIIKDGLFVSN
- a CDS encoding flagellar hook-length control protein FliK encodes the protein MNVAMLQQTSSTPKKQLSQNTNEPNRDQSFASQLADVSNPENEPQAASDGQQTTQESQDNVDLEKLEREIEAILDELPLEAGFINEEILQHPEIKALLTQLTTELAGKLEALFQGNQSIEAILDKVQKWQPLEKTVAMMISVAGAEKKTGQALMTEQFKRLAQQLTSNDVADVNSMSKLLSQPVKALSYVDSQTRLRLTSINRFNYNDKSEMGQSKVIDLSESMLSKFDPKLAIKVDNDTGSQKLQQVVNLTPTQSKSGMQQQFIEQFQKVMQQSKFSSFANGNSQLMLKLNPAHLGSLSIKLIQTNGEMAARIIASTQSAKELIEGNLSQLRHVFAAQNIQVEKFELNLQNQQQFQQTLKDQQGESQGKQQEKQENTNDDNHEQSFAKSFEDELVNLMT
- the flgD gene encoding flagellar hook assembly protein FlgD — protein: MTTVDPSLYLQNYQSQNTGSGSNVLDKDAFIKILMTQLQNQDPSSPMEDKEFIAQMAQFSALEQTTNLNETMNNFINLEKQTQLVYFSEMIGKDILFEREVLGEEDTEPITETGQGTIKGVTMENGYMVYHLEDGTIIPETQVTEIQKASKHVASDNLISQASSLIGKNVTWTEEVEGQDGEIINETNQSIVSSVSFKDGKVTYVLESGHSIKGSDIVEISR
- a CDS encoding TIGR02530 family flagellar biosynthesis protein, encoding MDHRIHHIQQTLPNALLKPKVKPAQQSNVSFKEQFNKSLEQTEQIKVSKHATQRLQERKIEIQDQLWNEISSKVQEAKHKGVKDALVLTNNSALIVSAKNNVVITAMNRQEAASQIFTNINGTIILDS
- a CDS encoding flagellar hook protein FlgE, coding for MLRSMYSGIGGLRNFQTKLDVIGNNVANVNTYGYKKGRTTFSDMMSQNIAGASAATDNRGGTNAMQVGLGSSIASIDNIQTQGSLQTTGRSLDLAISGDGYFAVKNGNQQYYTRAGNFYLDNNGTLVTAEGMKVQGYNVEDDGTISNSISDIIVDSNAIMPAKTTEQIKIIGNLPANAVPGTTISQQTKIHDDNGNEHTIDIYFRSDGSDWEMYLNVHPDDPSNPTGIGIGFDQQTGISDETDYSWTSGDIELDGDTNTTEFSNGINIKFDHGDLTNTGSAANVGAQADGNGQGSLDSFEIGQKGEVNGVFSNGQVVTLANLAIATFSNNGGLSKAGNNLFQESINSGPANIGTPGDGRGSIAGGSLEMSNVDMSEEFTEMIVAQRGFQANTRIITTSDEILQELVNLKR